In the Dasypus novemcinctus isolate mDasNov1 chromosome 16, mDasNov1.1.hap2, whole genome shotgun sequence genome, TCATCTCAAAATGTTTATAGTCTCTAACTTTTGAGGGAAAGCGACATACACTAgtgctattttaaaatatatttttattaggtaAGTGAACAAATGTGCAGAGTTCTCCCATAAAACCCCTTCACCAACCCATTAAATTGTTgaagaatatttgttacagattgtatGATAACATCATCAGACAATTACCATAAATTATGGTCTAAAGggtacatttggtatatattttgcATACCCCCCTATTAATTACACAGTATGTCTTTGAcggtaaatgtcaactgaaagatgGAGAATAATGTAGTGACTGAAAAATagagtaaacccagaggtggatgaaaattttggttaatagtacaaataaaataatgttcttctatgaaataGAGGAAATATATACcactattacaagatggtaaAACTGTGGAGTTGCAGGGGGAAAATACCATTAATGTATcccatggactagagttaacgTCAATATTGTAATAGTCTCCCATCAATGATAAAGAAGtactatattaataaaaaagtgATGCTATTTTTATGAAGCCTTCAAAATTAATAATAGATCAATGAAAGCCGATAGAAGAAAAGTACAGAACAACTTTGAAGACTGTAAGAACACTTCAATCGTGATGGTATCTCTAcacttaattttaaataaaggaCAGAGTGTGGATAAAAGGAAGGGAAGATATAGTGAATGCTAGCATATTAATAGTCAGGAAATGCAGACAATAATTGCATATTGCATGTTATATCATAACATCAATAAATATGATCACCAGACTAGTACTGTTTTAGGAAACAGAAGGAATACCCAGAAATGGGGAATATTATGGagaaaataatacattatttCTGACTTTAAATAGTGTACTACACGAAAACTGGTCCAGAAGGAACATTATGAATTGCTAGAGGTGATAGGATGAGAAAACCACATGATAATGGTAAGTAACCCACATTCTGCCCTGACAGCTCTCTATTCTTACTGAATGCAAGTGATGAGCTTCAAGAAAAATCAGAGAATAATTTCAGCTATCAACCTGAATATGAtacaaataaatgggaaaaatgatACCAATAAAGATTTAACATACATGACAAAATTATTCTGATAGCATATGTAGGAGaagataatttaaattttaaacttattaATTTAAGATGATAGTAAttcaaatgaattaaatattgaAGAGCAGAATAACAGAAAAGTAAGTGTTCTCCTTAGTGGGATAGGTGGAAATGAGAATGTATGTTAaaacaagaacaagaaaaaagTGATGAAATATAGAGTGAATGGAAACCAAATTTGAAGAGGAGAAAGAATGCAATAAGAGTCTTGCATTAGATGGCATGTGAGGATAAACAATAAGGCAATGAAGATAAAGAGAGTAAGAGgaatatctatatatatcttgatatatatatatggaaatagaTATAAACAGATATAGaaaaatgatatagaaaatacAGCTATCATAGGTAACAAATATAGataaagatagatatagatgtaaatacatttattcctataactatgAATGTGAACATAGATAACATGAACACAGACCCAAATTTACATTAGATAAGTTCAAATTATACCACTTGTACCAGTGTAAATATTAACAGTTCTCTGTTTTACTCCCAAACATGTCTATTTTTAGATCTTTTTTATGTTATCAatgtatatagatatagatatagatatatgcaTAGACATAACTAGATATATGTATGGGTGTGCACAGACATGTAAATTTCTGATACACTTAAAATCTATTCTATGAAGCTTGATGTGTAGATAAactatttttctaagaatttatgAATTTTTACAATTTATCATAGAAATTCATTCCAAGTACATTGCTAAAAATGTAATTTGTCAATGTTATGTGAGCTGAAAACAtgttttattatagaaaatatttCTGAGGGCGCCTTTAACATCTGCATTTCTCAAGCTGTAGATCATGGGGTTTAACATTGGGGTGATAACCCCATACAGCATTGAGATGAGCCTGTCTCTGGCTGGGGAGTGTTGACTGGAGGAGTGACGCATATATGTAAATAGAACCGTGCCATAAAACAGACCCACTACAAGGAGGTGAGAAGCGCATGTGGAGAAGGCTTTGCGCTTCCCTTCAGTAGACTGGATTTTTAGGATGGTTGATATGATGTAGATATAAGAGATAAAGGTGACCAGAAAGGCAGTGATTCCCAGGAAACCCCCTACTACGAAAACAAGCATTTCTGCCACATACGTGGAAGAGCAAGAGAGAGCCACTATTGGCGGGATGTCACAGTAATACTGGTTAACCTGATGGGACTTACAGAATGATAGGCGGAATGTGAACACCGTGTGCAGGAGGGAATTAAGAAACCCTGTTGCCCATGTTCCAGCCGTCAGCTGTATACAACGCATCTTAGACATGATGAGGGTGTAACTAAGTGGGAAGCAGATGGCCACATACCGGTCATAAGCCATGACGGCCAGAAGGACAACCTCGGTCCCTGCCAGAGCCACCAGGAAATAGAGTTGCAAAGCACACCCAATAAAAGAAATGCTTTGCTTCTCAGTCAGGAGGTTCTCAAGCATCTTGGGAACGGTAGCTGATGGGCAGAATATATCTAAAACGGACAAATTTACCAAGAAGTAATACATGGGGGTATGCAGTTTTTTCTCGGTTCCAATGGCAAGGAGAATGGCACCGTTTCCCATCAAGGTGACCTGATAGATGAAAGTAAAAGCCACAAAGAGAGGATAGCGCACCTCTGGAAGATCAGAAAGTCCTATAAGGGTAAATTCACTCACGGTGGTCAGATTGTCGACGTCCATCTCTTCACTAACAAAGGTCTTTCTGTagcaaattaaacaacatacaaaGATTAGAATAAAAAAACTAGGAGCCTAGTGATAATCAACACTTGGAAAATAGTTGTGGAGACATTGATGAATTGTGTTAACACTATATCAATAATAACTTTCAATTATTGTAATTAATTTTATAAACATATCATGCAATTATGGTATTTCATAGAAGATTCatccctggttttttttttaaccatttttgatCCCCCAGGAGAAACTGGGATTTCACAATTCAGTGAAATGTGATGGTGCACTCCCAACTACATCTCCTTATAcaatatctttttctgtcttgTACTATCTCAGAGTTTACTGACTCAATACTAGGTAACTACATGTTAGAAATTCAACATTGTTTTTGATATGAAAATTTTCATAACTATTAGAAACTAGCAGGAACAAAATGGAAGTACATGAGTAATTTTTCAGTGAAAGAATGAATATATTGAGTGCTACTGATCTGACAAAGTGTTCCtattggaaaggaataaatattAGAATGCTTCTAGAACTTCACAAACTAATATGAACTTTAACCTGTTATCTTCTCAAGGATTATACCTCaacacaaaataaatttcaactttataatataaataaaacattgttGATAATGTTTTCCTGTGACTTCAAcatgaaacaaatatatttatatacatatccAATACCCTTTCCCCTTAAGGTTTAAATGTTTATTCATATGGGGTTTCAAATTCATATCTGCTACTACATATTGATCTTATTTAcccatttaatttttaagtttcatttcaATAAACCAAGATAGTCCAAATCATCACAATGTTTTTTGATAATTTAAACAATTAGTTTAAATTAAAGTCTACAAATGTatgtttaattatatttttctgtcaatttagaaaataatatcttatttttaaaaaatataatatgtgCCAGTGGAATATTCAAACTAAAAatatgtttagaaaataaaatgcaagtgTTAGCATCTATGATCTTCCTACACTAACTACCACTACATATTTCTTTTACCTGGTGGAAATTCTTAATGATCCCTTGGCTCAGATAAAATGTATAGCTTAAATAATGCAAAGcatacacaattttttaaaaaagcaaatggaaTCATTTATTCGGCCATTTTccccagaaaattttaaataagaatttctatttattggcaaatgttttttctttccttaacagttctgttattgcttttctttcatttatttaaacagCAGCTTGTCCTTCAATTGAGAGAAAATAGACTCTTTTCAGTGCTGACCTTAAAtaatataacttttttaaaaagttactataCTAAGCATGTAATGCTTAAATAAGTttaatttaatcattaaaaaagTTTGCTAAATGAGTGAATAAAGAAAGATGGAAGTAAAAAATTCTGCAGTCTTAAATCTTAGTTCTCAAATGTTCAATAATTAAGAAAAGCTAACAGTAAATATAAGGAAGTAAGGACACTTTTTCTTACACAGCACATTAATATTTTagacaataaatattaaattttatatgaagtactcatttttctttatactcacatttattatttttgact is a window encoding:
- the LOC101431375 gene encoding olfactory receptor 5V1-like, with product MDVDNLTTVSEFTLIGLSDLPEVRYPLFVAFTFIYQVTLMGNGAILLAIGTEKKLHTPMYYFLVNLSVLDIFCPSATVPKMLENLLTEKQSISFIGCALQLYFLVALAGTEVVLLAVMAYDRYVAICFPLSYTLIMSKMRCIQLTAGTWATGFLNSLLHTVFTFRLSFCKSHQVNQYYCDIPPIVALSCSSTYVAEMLVFVVGGFLGITAFLVTFISYIYIISTILKIQSTEGKRKAFSTCASHLLVVGLFYGTVLFTYMRHSSSQHSPARDRLISMLYGVITPMLNPMIYSLRNADVKGALRNIFYNKTCFQLT